In the Bartonella apihabitans genome, TGGCGAACCGCTGGAAGGCGGTTTCAAAACCTATGCTATTCCTGATGCACCGCCGGCAGTTGTCGAAATCGGTTTGAAGGCAGCCCGTTGCATTGGTGATGGCCTTTATGGTGTTGATATTAAAGAAACCGATGAAGGTATTGTGGTCATTGAGGTCAACGACAACCCCAATATCGAACACGGGGTCGAAGATCTGGCCGAAAAGGATGATGTCTGGATCAATCTCACGCGCTGGTTTATCGAACGCCTTGAACGCTGATTTAAAAGAACTAAAGGCCTGATGTTGATTTAAAGCCCTAAAGAGCAAAACCGGCAATGTGTTGCCGGTTTTTTGTATTCCATCAGAATTCTGTTTATTCCCTTGCCAAGCGAAAATGGGCTTTCTTCCGTTTCTTGAAAACATCGTTTTCGGGTGGAAAGCATGAGTGTCTTCTCATTCGCGTTCGTCCACAAAAACACAAATTGAAAACACAAAAGGCCGATATGATGACAAAGCTATTTTGGCTTGAATGAAGCTTTGTCCATTCCAAGAGAAGCTATTGCAAAGAAGAATGATCGGCTGAAGACGTGTTACTATTCAGTGCCTTTTCGATTTGTGGCAATGTTTCATCTTTATAGATTTGCGGCGTTAATGGCCCGATATGTTTATAAACAATAATGCCTTGCCGGTTTAAAAGAAAAGTTTCCGGTGGTCCGTATACGCCCCAATCAATTGCTGCGCGACCGCTCGGGTCAAAGCCCACAAGCTTGAATGGGCTCCCGAAATTATCAAGGAAGCGTATCGCGTTTTCTTGTTTGTCTTTGTAATTGATGCCGACAAGATCAAAGCGATTGTCTTTTGAAATTTCTATAAGAACGGGATGTTCGTCACGGCATGGCGGACACCACGAACCCCAGAAATTGACAAGCGTAACGCGCCCCTTGAAATCGTCAGGGTTGAAGGAGCCTGTTTGACCCAGAAGGGGCAAAACTGTTGCCGGTGCAGGCTTGCCGGCAAGTGCATTGGGAACAAGATTGGCCGTGTCCGGATTGGTTGTTTCCATATGGCTGTACATAATAACAACCAGAACAACAAACAGGATGAACGGCCCAAAAGGGCAATCATCACCGGAACACTCATTTTTTTCTTGGGCGCGTCCATGATCTTCACGATTTTACTTTGTTGGCACGGATGGCATTTGACTGTTCAAGTTTTTGAAGCCGCGCTTTTTGATGACGACCATTAAGGACAATGTATAAAACCAGCAATAACAGGACAACGGCCGAGACGACATAACTCATGGTGACAATCTGGCTATGGTCGAAATGGCCCAGAAATATGTCGATACGGTCGGAAATGCCAATTGCATTTTCAGTGGTCATTTTACGTTTTCCTTCTGACGCAGGCGCCGCGCAGCCATTCTTTGCATAGTTTCCACACGCCGACGGGTAATTTCGGTGCGCATAGTTGCAAGATAAAGGGCAAAAAATGCCAATGTGAAACCGATAGCCATGGTAAAGAGCGGCCATAACATGGCGCTATCAATAGCCGAGCCGCCTTTGCGGAGAATAGAGGCGGGTTGATGAAGTGTGTTCCACCATTCAACGGAGAATTTGATAATCGGTATGTTAATGAAGCCGACAAGAGTCAGGATAGCGGCAGCTTTTGCACCTTTTGTTGCATCGTCAAACGCCCGTGAAAGCGCAATAATAGCAAGATAAATCAAAAACAACACAAGCACGGAAGTAAGTCGCGCATCCCATTCCCACCATGTCCCCCACGTTGGCCGTCCCCAGAGCGAGCCGGTTACAAGGGCAAGAGCGGTAAAAGTTGCACCGATCGGAGCGGCACTTTTAAGCGATACATCGGCGAGCGGATGACGCCAGACCAGAGTTCCAAGTGCCGAAACGCTCATCAACGTGTAGCAGAACATGGAAAGCCAGGCAAAAGGCACATGAAGATACATGATGCGCACGGTCATGCCTTGTTGATAATCGTCGGGCGAATGCATGACCATGAAAAGGCCACAGGCAAGAACAATAACAGCAACAAGGCTAAGCCACGGCAGAACTTTACCGCTCAGCCCCATGAAACGGGTCGGGTTGGCCAATGATTGCAACCAGTTTGTCTTTTTTTGTATCAATTCCATGATATCCCTTATTATCGGGTTTTGCTTTTGTCGCAATTATCTTTCTTCATAGAGACCAACATATGACACCAATCTGACAAAGATGTGATGTCTAGTCCGATAATGACGCAAGTGTCAAAGCCGCAGCCAAGGGCCGAGAATCGAGAAGAACAGTGACAGAGCGATCAAAAACAGTAACGGATTTATAAACGAAATGCCCGGAGCGGTGGTTGCATAGGCTGCGGATACGCCAAAAATCATAACCGGTACGGCAAGCGGCAAAACAATAACCGATATTAAGACACCGCCACGCGGTAGAGAGGTTGCAAGCGCCGCACCGACTGCACCAATCAGAGTAATCGCAGGTGTACCGCATAAAAGTGTGAGCATAAGACCGCCTATTGCTGTTCCACCAAGACCGAGCATCAATCCCAGCACAGGAGTAAAAAGAATGAGCGGCAGAATAGTTCCACACCAATGCGCCAGGCATTTTGTAAAAACGATCAGACTCAAGCTTTTTCTATGTCGGGACAATATCAGTTGATCAAGGCTGCCGTCATCACGGTCGGTCTGGAACATGCGGTCTAAACCGAGCAAAATTGAAAGAAGCGCTCCAATCCACAGCATTCCCGGACCAATGCGGGACAAAATTTCCTGATCAGGCCCGACAGCAAACGGAGTTATGATAATAATTGCTGCAAAAAACAGAAGTCCCGTCAATAAAGAACTTCCCGGACCAAAAGCAATTCGCAAATCGCGCAAGAAAAGGGCTTTCATCAATTGTCCTCGAAATCGGGAAGGTAATCGTCAAGGAGAATATGGCGATTTTCTTCTATGCCAAGCGGTAAATGGGTTGCGGCAATAATCATGCCCGAACGGTTTCTATGATCTTCCATGATTTTTGCAAAAATCGCACTTGCATGTTTGTCGAGCCCTGATGTCGGTTCGTCCAGGAGCCATAAAGGCTGATGGGATAATAACAATCGTGCAATGGCAACGCGCCTTTTCTGTCCGGTTGAAAGCACACCGAAGGGAAGATGTTCGATTCCTGCAAGT is a window encoding:
- a CDS encoding DsbE family thiol:disulfide interchange protein, giving the protein MYSHMETTNPDTANLVPNALAGKPAPATVLPLLGQTGSFNPDDFKGRVTLVNFWGSWCPPCRDEHPVLIEISKDNRFDLVGINYKDKQENAIRFLDNFGSPFKLVGFDPSGRAAIDWGVYGPPETFLLNRQGIIVYKHIGPLTPQIYKDETLPQIEKALNSNTSSADHSSLQ
- the ccmD gene encoding heme exporter protein CcmD; protein product: MTTENAIGISDRIDIFLGHFDHSQIVTMSYVVSAVVLLLLVLYIVLNGRHQKARLQKLEQSNAIRANKVKS
- a CDS encoding heme ABC transporter permease, with product MELIQKKTNWLQSLANPTRFMGLSGKVLPWLSLVAVIVLACGLFMVMHSPDDYQQGMTVRIMYLHVPFAWLSMFCYTLMSVSALGTLVWRHPLADVSLKSAAPIGATFTALALVTGSLWGRPTWGTWWEWDARLTSVLVLFLIYLAIIALSRAFDDATKGAKAAAILTLVGFINIPIIKFSVEWWNTLHQPASILRKGGSAIDSAMLWPLFTMAIGFTLAFFALYLATMRTEITRRRVETMQRMAARRLRQKENVK
- the ccmB gene encoding heme exporter protein CcmB is translated as MKALFLRDLRIAFGPGSSLLTGLLFFAAIIIITPFAVGPDQEILSRIGPGMLWIGALLSILLGLDRMFQTDRDDGSLDQLILSRHRKSLSLIVFTKCLAHWCGTILPLILFTPVLGLMLGLGGTAIGGLMLTLLCGTPAITLIGAVGAALATSLPRGGVLISVIVLPLAVPVMIFGVSAAYATTAPGISFINPLLFLIALSLFFSILGPWLRL